From the Saccharomycodes ludwigii strain NBRC 1722 chromosome I, whole genome shotgun sequence genome, one window contains:
- a CDS encoding uncharacterized protein (similar to Saccharomyces cerevisiae YGL114W | putative protein of unknown function) produces the protein MAQPNAEQQAVEWEDKAFIKQVTLRGTVVGLIIGSFVLISNFQFGLQTGWVSMMSLPSALLACAIFKQVYPKIVSPQRLVDQPFTDVENVYIQSIAVAVGTGPLALGFVGVIPAIEKFLTKEESGGFITGEDGGTSLSLTKLIIWSIALAFFGVFFAVPLRKQVIIKEKLPFPSGSATATLISVLNDSEILHEVPKSELRKIYYEYNEVLRSEDRESSATGEGNNGTPSLGPAGDDINDTTTNTTYNENLKILIRTFTVSSIYTLVSYFIPIIKAIPIFGSYLNENYLWNFQPSPAYIGQGIIMGLPTTSYMLFGCVLGWGIMAPLCKFFKLVDPDAEVNDWENGIQGWILWCSLSVMVVDSCVGFIVVTVKSVLKWYFEHREGMYEKLPSIFSAQDIFGGNSSLGEQHLLIAEGTSNSPILTAPCSNGHNSISNDTSPMAKKSQLSLLDGDNGESQSGGLYEVHSNTMVRMKSLNGASAVSGGTSMARGNSVIYMSKEHDHDVKDPKYLIKYTTVFSGIIISSIVCIISMVYIYGIAIIPIYSIILALILALFLSVLAVRALGETDLNPVSGIGKLSQLIFALITPRNKPGAVLLNLIAGAIAEAGAQQAGDLMQDLKTGHLLGASPKAQFIAQMIGASWSIVLSSVMYVLYNKVYDIPNENFRIPTAVIWIDCARLVLGNGLPKGATTTSVVLGIIFGIISFVKNIYRDHDKDENKFIGKMLLYLPSGVAVGVGIYNTPSFTIARFIGGLIGYIWVTQKKCNRTTIIVFSSGLVLGEGICSIFNMVFSSFNVPHL, from the coding sequence ATGGCCCAACCAAATGCCGAACAACAGGCGGTAGAGTGGGAGGATAAAGCCTTTATAAAGCAAGTCACCTTGCGAGGAACAGTAGTCGGATTAATTATAGGGtcttttgttttgatatcgaattttcaatttggaTTACAAACAGGTTGGGTTTCTATGATGTCATTACCCAGTGCACTTTTAGCATGTGCGATTTTTAAACAAGTGTATCCGAAAATTGTGTCACCACAAAGGTTAGTAGATCAACCATTCACAGATGTTGAAAATGTATACATTCAAAGCATAGCTGTTGCCGTTGGTACGGGCCCATTAGCTTTGGGTTTTGTTGGCGTTATACCTgctattgaaaaatttctAACAAAAGAGGAGTCTGGAGGATTTATTACTGGAGAAGATGGTGGTACAAGTTTAAGTTTGACGAAATTGATAATTTGGAGTATTGCATTGGCATTTTTTGGTGTTTTCTTTGCTGTTCCGCTAAGAAAAcaagttattattaaggAAAAGTTGCCATTTCCTAGTGGTAGTGCTACTGCCACTTTAATTTCGGTTTTAAATGATTCAGAAATTTTGCATGAAGTTCCAAAATCAGAGTTAAGAAAGatatattatgaatataatGAAGTATTAAGATCTGAAGACCGAGAATCCAGTGCTACTGGGGAAGGTAACAATGGCACCCCTTCGTTAGGACCAGCGGGAGATGACATTAATGACACCACTACGAACACCACgtataatgaaaatttgaaaatccTAATACGTACCTTTACTGTGTCTTCTATCTACACATTGGtatcttattttattccTATAATCAAAGCGATTCCAATATTTGGTTCATATTTGAATGAAAACTATCTATGGAATTTTCAACCATCCCCAGCTTACATAGGACAGGGCATAATCATGGGGTTACCAACCACTTCTTATATGTTATTTGGTTGTGTATTAGGGTGGGGGATAATGGCGCCATTGTGTAAGTTTTTTAAGTTAGTTGATCCTGATGCGGAAGTCAATGATTGGGAAAATGGTATCCAAGGATGGATTCTCTGGTGTTCACTAAGTGTTATGGTTGTTGACAGCTGCGTTGGGTTTATTGTTGTCACTGTCAAATCTGTTTTGAAGTGGTATTTTGAACACAGGGAGGGAATGTACGAAAAATTGCCCAGTATTTTCAGTGCGCAAGATATTTTTGGTGGAAATTCATCTTTGGGTGAGCAGCATTTACTGATAGCTGAGGGTACTTCGAACAGTCCCATACTTACGGCACCTTGCAGCAATGGCCATAATAGTATTTCTAATGATACGTCACCCATGGCCAAGAAATCCCAACTTTCATTACTGGATGGTGACAATGGGGAATCACAAAGTGGTGGATTATACGAAGTGCACAGTAATACAATGGTTAGAATGAAAAGTCTTAATGGAGCAAGTGCAGTTAGTGGTGGCACAAGTATGGCTAGGGGTAATTCAGTGATTTATATGTCCAAAGAACATGATCATGATGTCAAAGatccaaaatatttaatcaAGTATACCACTGTGTTTTCaggtataataatatcttctATAGTTTGCATCATATCAAtggtatatatttatgGCATTGCAATTATACCGATTTATTCCATTATATTAGCTTTAATATTGGCCTTGTTTCTCTCGGTACTAGCTGTTCGGGCGTTGGGAGAAACCGATTTAAATCCTGTGAGTGGGATAGGTAAATTGTCGCAGTTAATATTTGCTTTAATCACGCCGAGGAATAAGCCAGGTGCGGtgttattaaatttgattGCAGGTGCTATAGCGGAGGCTGGTGCTCAACAAGCTGGGGATTTAATGCAAGATTTGAAAACTGGACATTTATTAGGTGCGTCACCTAAGGCCCAATTTATAGCGCAAATGATTGGTGCTTCCTGGTCAATTGTACTGTCTAGTGTGATGTATGTTTTATACAATAAGGTTTATGATATaccaaatgaaaatttcaGGATACCAACAGCGGTTATTTGGATTGATTGTGCCAGGTTGGTTTTGGGAAATGGGCTACCGAAGGGGGCAACGACTACTTCTGTGGTTTTGGGTATAATTTTTGGGATTATATCATTtgttaaaaacatttatagAGATCAtgataaagatgaaaataaatttattgggaaaatgttattatatttgCCTAGTGGAGTGGCTGTTGGGGTTGGTATATATAATACACCAAGTTTTACTATAGCAAGGTTTATTGGGGGGTTAATAGGCTATATTTGGGttactcaaaaaaaatgcaatcGAACCACAATAATTGTTTTCAGTTCGGGACTAGTTTTGGGGGAAGGTATATGCAGCATATTTAACATGgtattttcatcttttaaTGTTCCTCATTTATAG
- the SNF4 gene encoding AMP-activated serine/threonine-protein kinase regulatory subunit SNF4 (similar to Saccharomyces cerevisiae YGL115W | SNF4 | Sucrose NonFermenting), with protein MLNATNNVIQDTINATAATTITGNKEQNIQLEQKLAIQSIRNFLKSKTSYDVLPVSYRLIVLDTSLLVKKSLNILLQNNIVSAPLWDAKTSKFAGLLTSTDFINVIQYYFCNPDKFDLIDKLQLNGLKDIEKCLGVPSLDQGSIHPFKPLYDACVKMIESRSRRIPLIDQDEETQREIIVSVLTQYRILKFVSLNCRETRFLKRKIRELNIVTDASIDSCYMTTPVIDVIQMLSTRGVSSVPIIDEHGRLVNVYEAVDVLGLIKGGIYNDLSLSVGEALMRRGDDFEGVYTCTVEDKLSTIMDTIRKARVHRFFVVDGSGLLQGVITLSDILKYILFEEN; from the coding sequence ATGTTGAATGCCACGAATAACGTTATTCAGGACACCATAAATGCCACTGCTGCTACCACTATCACAGGCAACAAGGaacaaaatattcaattaGAACAAAAACTGGCCATTCAATCCAttagaaattttttaaagtcCAAGACATCATATGATGTGCTACCAGTTTCTTACAGACTAATAGTTTTAGATACATCATTATTGGTGAAAAAATCACTAAATATCCTATTACAAAACAACATTGTCTCTGCACCATTGTGGGACGCCAAAACTTCCAAGTTTGCCGGATTATTAACATCTACAGATTTTATAAATGTAATccagtattatttttgcaaTCCtgataaatttgatttaatAGATAAATTGCAATTAAATGGTCTAAAGGATATTGAAAAGTGTTTGGGTGTTCCATCTTTAGACCAGGGGTCAATACATCCGTTTAAACCATTGTATGATGCATGTGTAAAAATGATTGAAAGTAGAAGTAGAAGAATTCCCTTGATTGATCAGGACGAGGAAACCCAAAGGgaaattattgttagtgTGTTGACCCAGTACcgtattttaaaattcgTTAGTTTGAACTGTAGGGAAACACGTTTcctaaaaagaaagattaGAGAATTAAATATTGTTACTGATGCTAGTATTGATAGTTGTTACATGACCACTCCAGTTATAGATGTAATCCAAATGCTATCTACGAGAGGTGTTTCGTCTGTCCCTATTATAGACGAGCATGGTAGATTAGTCAATGTTTATGAAGCAGTAGATGTTTTAGGCTTGATTAAGGGTGGCATTTATAACGATTTATCTTTAAGTGTTGGCGAAGCCTTAATGAGAAGAGGAGATGATTTCGAAGGTGTTTATACTTGTACTGTGGAGGATAAATTGTCCACTATAATGGATACCATTAGAAAAGCTAGAGTGCATagattttttgttgttgatggTAGTGGGTTGTTACAAGGTGTTATAACCTTGAGCGATATTTTGaagtatattttatttgaagaGAATTGA